GTTTAGCAACATCAGGCCCTGGGGCTACTAACTTAATAACAGCACTTGCCGATGCGATGATGGACTCAGTGCCATTGTTAGCTATTACCGGCCAAGTACCTACTGCAGCCATTGGCTCTGATGCATTTCAAGAAGTAGATGTACTAGGTATGTCGCTTTCGTGTACTAAACACAGTTACATGGTAGAGCGTCCAGAAGATTTAGCCGAAATACTACAAGAGGCCATACACTTAGCCCAAAGTGGTCGCCCAGGTCCTGTACTTGTTGATATTCCAAAAGATATTCAAATGTCGCAAGTGCCTTTTAAACTTTGGTTAGCCGCTGATGAATACTTACCGCAACTTGATTTAAACCAAGTTGCCATTGCCAATCAGTTATTAAGTGAAGCTAAGCAACCTGTGGCGTATGTAGGTGGCGGTGTACAAGCCGCTGATGCGCAAAATGAGTTAATGCAGTTTTTAAATAAAACGCAGATGCCTGCGGTATCAACACTTAAAGCGTTAGGTAGCGTATTACCAGATTACGAACACTACCTAGGCATGCTAGGCATGCACGGTACACAAGCCGCTAATATAGCGGTGCAAGAGTGTGATGTTTTAGTGTGTATAGGCGCTCGCTTTGATGACCGCGTAACTGGGAATTTAGCTAAATTTGCCGCTAAAGCAAAAGTAATTCATTTAGACATAGACGCTGCTGAAGTAGGTAAACGCAAACCAGCTAAAGCCTCATTAATTGCTGATTTAAAAACCTCATTACCGGCACTTGAGTGCTTTGTAACCTCTAAACCATGGTGCGATATAAATAAGCAGTTAAGCGTAAAACATGCGTGGCGATACGACTACCCAGGCGAAAAAGTATTTGCCCCGTATTTATTGAACCAATTAAGCCAACGTATGCCAAAAACAGGCGTAGTGTGCTGTGATGTGGGTCAGCATCAAATGTGGGTAGCGCAACACATGAAGTTTAGCCACCCGAGCAACCATTTAAGTAGTGGTGGCGCAGGCACTATGGGCTTTGGTTTACCAGCGGCTATTGGCGCACAAGTAGCACGCCCAGACGATTTTGTAATAACGGTGTCGGGTGATGGCTCAATCATGATGAACATTCAAGAGCTTGCGACTATTCGCCGTAACAATTTACCAGTAAAAATACTAATATTAGATAACCAACGCTTAGGTATGGTTCGCCAATGGCAGGAGCTATTTTTTGAAGGACGTTACTCTGAAACAAACCTTTCAGATAACCCTGATTTTGTTCAGTTAGCCGCTGTATTTGGTATTCCTGGGCAAACAATTACCCATGCCAATCAAGTTGATGATGCAATAACAGCATTAGTTAACAGCAAAGGGCCGTACATAGTACATGCCTGCATAGACGATAAAGAAAACGTATGGCCACTTGTACCACCAGGGGCTGCAAATGACGAAATGATTACGGAGAAAGCACAATGAAACACAGCCTAACTATTGCATTAAAGAGCCAAAGTATAGCGGTCGAGCGTTTTTTACGTGTAGTGCGTCACCGTGGTTTTGATCTTACGCATTTTCAGCTCAATATGGATGATGGCCACTACAATGTTGCAATGACGGTAGACAGCGATAAACCAATCCATCTTTTAACAAGCCAGTTAAATAAGCTGGTGGACGTTAAAGAAATCACTTTACAAAATTTACAGCAACAAGCTGTGTAATTGCTAACAACACAAATTTACGAGTAATTGAATAACTGTTACTCACCAATTTTTAGAATGAGGAATGCCCGCTTACACAGCGGCAAAACAGAGGTAACTATGGCTAAATTAAGAAGTGCAACAACAACTGAAGGACGTAAACGCGCAGGCGCACGTGCATTATGGCGCGCAACAGGCATGACCGACACCGACTTTGGTAAACCAATTATTGCTGTAGTTAACTCGTTTACGCAATTTGTGCCAGGGCACGTACACCTTAATCAGCTAAGTGAGTTAATGGCTGAAACAATCACGCAAGCGGGTGGTGTACCAAAAGAATTTAATACTATTGCAATTGATGACGGTATCGCAATGGGCCACGGGGGCATGCTTTACTCACTCCCTTCGCGCGATCTCATTGCCGACTCGGTTGAGTACATGGTTAACGGCCACTGCGCCGATGCGATGATCTGTATTTCTAACTGTGACAAAATTACCCCAGGGATGATGCTTGCAGCGCTACGCTTAAACATACCGGTTATTTTTGTATCGGGCGGACCAATGGAAGCGGGTAAAACGAAACTTGCTAACATCGATATTAAATTAGATTTAGTCGATGCCATGGTAAAAGGCGCTGATGAAACAGTAAGTGATGCAGATTCAGAGCAAGTAGAGCGCTCCGCATGTCCTACCTGCGGGTCGTGTTCAGGTATGTTTACTGCAAACTCAATGAACTGTTTATTAGAAGCTATTGGCCTTGCACTACCGGGTAACGGTACAACGCTTGCAACCCATAAAGATCGTAAGCAGCTATATGTAGAAGCGGGTGCTCGCATTGTTGATTTATGCCGTGAGTACTACCAAAAAGATAACCAAGACGTATTGCCACGCGCTATTGCTAACAAAACAGCCTTTATGAACTCTATGGTTGTTGATATTGCCATGGGTGGTTCATCTAACACCGTACTGCATTTACTAGCAGCCGCACAAGAAGCTGGCGTAGATTTTGACATGTCGCACATTGACGAGCTATCTCGTAAAACCCCATTTTTATGTAAAGTAGCTCCAGCAACAGCACAGTACCACATTGAAGATGTTCACCGCGCTGGTGGCATGATGGCAATTGTGCGTGAGCTAGGCAAAGCCGGTTTAGTTGATTTATCGGTAAACCACGTTGCAGGTATGACTATGGGTGAGCTTGTTAAAAAATGGGATGCGACAGATCCTAAAAACGAAGCGGCACAAAAGTTTTACCGCGCGGGACCAGCTGGCATTCGTACTACAAAAGCAATGAGCCAAGAGTGTCGTTGGGATGAAGGCGATAACGACCGCGAACATGGTTGTATTCGAAGTGTTGAACACGCATTTAGACAAGATGGTGGCTTAGCTGTACTTTCAGGTAACTTAGCGGTTGATGGTTGTATAGTTAAAAGCGCAGGCGTAGTTGACGAAATGCTGCATTTTGAAGGCACTGCAGTGGTATACGAATCACAAGATGATTCAGTAGAAGGCATTTTAAACGACGAAGTAAAAGCCGGTGATGTTGTGGTTATTCGTTACGAAGGCCCTAAAGGCGGCCCTGGTATGCAAGAAATGCTTTACCCAACGAGCTACTTAAAATCAAAAGGTTTAGCTGAAAAGTGTGCGCTGATCACAGATGGACGCTTTTCGGGCGGCACGTCTGGTTTATCTATTGGCCACGTATCGCCAGAGGCTGCAAGCGGTGGTGCTATTGCGTACGTTGAAAATGGCGACAAAATTATTATTGATATTGCAACGCGTGAGATCACGCTTGCACTAAGCGAGGAAGAGCTTGAAGCGCGTAAGCAAAAGCAATTAGCACGTGGCAAACAGGCGTATAAGCCCCTTGACCGTGAGCGTTATGTTTCGTCGGCATTAAAAGCCTATGCACTACTTGCAACAAGTGCAGATAAGGGCGCAGTGCGTGACTTAGAGAAACTGGAGGAGCTGAGCTAATTATGGTTTCTCAAGAGCTCGATTATTTTCGTGCAATTATTCAAGCAAATATGGAGCCCTTGGCTAAAGTTACTGAGGTCAGTGAAATGCCTGACCTTAGCGCTAAACTTGGCAACCATGTATGGCTTAAACGTGAAGATCAACAGCCCGTGTATTCGTTTAAATTACGCGGCGCATACAATAAATTAAATAAGTTGCCAAAAGGGTCTGTTGTAATTACTGCATCGGCTGGTAACCATGCTCAGGGTGTTGCATTAAGCGCTTCGCATTTAGGGCATAAGGCAACGATTGTAATGCCTGTTACAACGCCAGAGATAAAAGTTAACGCCGTACGCGCTTTAGGCGGTGAGGTTGTATTGCATGGACATCAGTTTGACGTAGCTAAAGCGCACGCGCTTGAGCTCACAGAGCAGCGTAATGGCATTTTTGTCCCACCATTTGACGATCCTGACGTTATTGTTGGGCAAGGTACTGTAGCGCGAGAACTCATGCAGCAGCTCAATGAGCTTGATGCGGTATTTATTCCCGTTGGAGGCGGTGGCTTACTGGCAGGCATGGCTGTTTATATAAAGTCACTTCGTCCTGATATCAAAGTCATTGGCGTAGAAGCTGATGAGAGCGCCTGTTTACAAGCTGCACTTGAAGCGGGTGAACCGGTAGAGCTTGACCGAGTAGGTAGTTTTGCCGATGGTGTAGCGGTTAAAATTATTGGCAAAGAAACATTTCGCTTGGCACAAAAGTTTTGCGATGAAGTAATCACCGTCACTAGCGATGAAATTTGCGCCGCCATGCAAGATATTTTTGTGTCTACTCGTGCAATTGCAGAGCCTTCTGGCGCTCTTGCAACGGCAGGGCTTAAAAAGTGGAGCCAACAATCGGGCTTAAAAGGGTTGCATTTAGCAGCTGTTCTTTCGGGTGCTAATTTAAACTTTGATCGCTTACGTTATGTCGCTGAGCGCACTGCGCTAGGTGAAAAAAACGAAGCGTTATTAGCCGTTACCATTAAAGAAGAAAAAGGCAGCTTTAAACAGTTTTGTGCATCTTTAGGTGGCCGTGCTATTACTGAGTTTAACTACCGTTACGCAGGGCCTGGTGAAGCGCAAATATTTGTAGGTATTGCGCTGCGCCAAGGAGAGCAGGAGCTCAATGAGCTCAAGCTGGACCTAACTAAAAACGATTACGCATTTTGCGACTTATCAGATAATGAACTTGCTAAATTGCACATACGTTATATGGTTGGCGGTAAAGCACCCGAAAAACTGCATGAACGTTTGTTACGTTTTGAGTTTCCAGAATACCCCGGCGCACTAGCGCGCTTTTTAGATACGCTAGGCAACGATTGGAATATCACGTTATTTCATTATCGGAGTCAAGGCGGCTCAATGGGCTATGTATTAGCCGGTTTTGCCATTGAACCTGAGCAATTTGAGACTTTTAACGAGCATCTAAATGACTTAGGCTATAGCGTGCAAGATGAAACGCATAATCCGTGTTTTACACAGTTTTTAACGACGCAACCTCTTTCAGAAAAAACCGCAAAGCTCGCTTCAGTTTAACAATCATTAAAGAGCAAGTACCTTACAAGGGTGCTTGCTTTATCATTTGTTTTACATATAGTTACTGATACCGTCATTAACTTGAGGAAACTTGGTTGTTACTTAAAGGATTAATACTTGGATTGTGTTGTTTTTGTGGCCAAATTGCGGCGCAAGAATCGGTCACTTTACAATTAAAATGGACGCATCAGTTTCAGTTTGCTGGTTACTACATGGCCAAAGAAAAAGGGTTTTATAAAGATGTGGGTCTTGATGTAACCATAAACCCAGCAGATCTAACAATGCCCGATGCGTTTAGTGCTGTGGCTAATGGCGACGCCGAGTTTGGTGTAGGTCATTCGGGTATTTTACAGGAACGTATAAACGGCCAATCTTTTGTAGCAATGGCGCCTATCCTGCAATATTCACCTTATTGTTGGATGGTCAAAGACACCTCTGATATTTTTCATCCTCGTGATTTTGTAAATAAGCGAATTAGTAAAGTGAGTCACAATGATAGCAATGAGTTAATGGCTATGCTGACACGCAGCGGAGTTAATACGCGTTTGCTTAGTGTATACAACGGTGACAACCCAAGCCAAGCCTGGATTGAAAACAGGCTCGATGCGATGCAAGTTTATTTATCTACAGAGCCCTACAATATGACTCAAAGAGGTATATCACATCGCCTAATATGTCCTCAGCGTTACGGCATAGATGTTTATGCAGATATCTTATATACCACTGGGGAAATGTTAAGCACATCCCCAGAAACCGTTGAAAAATTTTACCAAGCCAGCCTGAAGGGGTGGCGCTACGCAATGATGAATATGGATGAGGCCATTGCGGTTACCCAAATACTTTACGCACCTAACAAAAGTTTCCACGAATTAGCATACGAGGCTGAAGTATTAAAAGAGTACATTATGCCAGCAACAACTAGCCTGGGGCATATGTCTATTCCAAAATGGCGCCTAATTGCAGACTTATACGGTATTCACCAAACTGAGTTTGATAAGGTTAAAGCCAGTTTTATTTATAAATATCAACGACCAGAAAAAATGGAATTATCGTGGATGTTAATTGCAGCGATGATTGTGAGTGTTATCTCTATACCGTTGTATTTGCGCTTAATGTTTAGTAAAAAAATAACCGTTTAATGGCTGTTAATGTTACTGATACAATTGGCTTCCTTTCAATAAATTAAGCTGTTATGACATTAGCCGAGCAATTTACTTCACTTGACTCTATTTTAAAGCGTACTCGCATCTATTGGCAGTGCACCGCTTTTGACTTTGATGCGATCCCTTGGCCCGAACTGCGAGGCATATTAAATAGCTTAACAGATGAGCAAGTAGCAACGCTTGATACCAAGCAGAATGAATTAATAGACTTCTTTAATCCACACATTAATTTACTTGATGAATTACAGCTATTATGTGAATTACCTCAGGCAAATACCCTCCGATATAATTACCCTTTTTGGATTAGTAACGGCATAAAAGGGCGTAAGTTCGAACAACTCCAAGACTTTGTATCTGCCTTGCCAAACACAAAATTACCGGTATTAGAATGGTGTGCGGGTAAAGGGCACTTAGGCCGTATGCTCGCATTTAACGGTGCCACGCAGGTCAGCAGTGTTGAGTTGCAATCAACATTATGCGAACAAGGCCAAAAAGCAGCACTGCAACAAGGCTTGGCAATGCAATTTAGCCAAGTTGATGTATTAAAAGATGATACTACATCACTTTTTAATACACAGATGCATGCTGTGGCGCTTCATGCATGCGGCGCTTTACATCAGGCTATGATGCGCAAAGCAATAGCTGCAAACGTGCAGCAAATTAGCTTTTCACCTTGTTGCTATCATTTATTTACACCTAACGATTACTTACCAATGAGCGAGCTTGCCAAGCAAAGTCAGCTTAGGTTAACTCACCGTGATTTAAAACTAGCCTTGCAAGAAACAGTAACCGCGCCAACTCGTGTTAATAAAATACGAAAAACAGAACTTGAGTGGCGATTGGGCTTTGATGCACTCAGGAGGTCAATTACTAATGAATTACACTATGTTAGTGTTCCCTCTGTTAATAAGGCCGTGTTCTCAGGTTCATTTAAATCATTTTGTGAGTGGGCGGGCGATAAAAAAGCTTTAAAAATACCGCAAGATATTGATTATGAGTATTTTTTATCTGTGGGTGTGGCTCGAAAAAAGGTCACTGACAGAGTTGAACTGGTTCGACATGTGTTCAGAAGAGCAATTGAGGTTTGGCTTGTGCTCGATCGTGCTTTATATTTGCAACAGCATGGCTATCAAGTAAGTATTAAAACCTTTTGTGAAAAGCAGTTAACGCCTCGGAATATTTTAATTCTTGCCAATACTAACCCTTCAATCAACAACTAGTCGTTTTGGCTTAATAAGAGATGCAATGAGAAAATTAAAAAATTTGTTCGATAATAATAAAAACTGGGCTGCGCGAACAAGCGAAGCGAATCCAGAGTTTTTTAAAATTTTATCTATGCAGCAAAACCCTGAGTACTTATGGATTGGTTGTTCAGACTCTCGTGTACCCGCAAACCAAATAGTTGATTTATTACCCGGAGAATTATTTGTACACCGTAATGTAGCAAATGTCGTTGTACATACCGATCATAACTGTTTATCTGTTATGCAGTATGCGGTAGAAGTACTAAAAGTTAAACACATAATGGTTGTTGGCCATTATGGGTGCGGTGGCGTTCAAGCTGTACTAAGTGATGCAAAGTTTGGTTTTATTGATAACTGGCTTCGACATGTTGGCGATGTAAAAGAAAAGCACATAGATCAACTCAACAGCATTGACGAAGAGCAGCGCTTGAGTCGCCTTATTGAGCTTAATGTAATAGAACAAGTACGCAATGTATGCCGTACCAATATTGTGCAAGATGCATGGGAGCGCGGCCAAGATTTAACAATACATGGTTGGGTTTATGGTTTAGAAAACGGCCACTTACATGATTTAGAAGCCGTTGTAACGTGCGCGGAAGAAGAGTCGGACAGTTATAAACGTGCAATACAACATGTTTTTAAAAAAGCAGGTTGTGAGTAAATAAATGACAAAAACGGCGGTTGTTATTGGCGCTACAGGTTTAGTTGGGTCTGAGCTTTTGACGGCATTACTCAGTTGCGCTGAGTATAGTCAGGTTGTAGCCATAACACGCCGAGCGTTACCACTTTCCCATCCTCAGTTAACTAATCACGTTATTGATTTTGAAAAGTTGACTCAATACAGCGATTTATTTAAAGGTGATGTGTTTTTTTCGTGCTTAGGGACAACGCTTAAGCAAGCGGGCTCTGTAGATGCGCAGCGTAAAGTGGATTTTGACTATCAATTCATCGCCGCACAACTTGCAGCATGCAATGGCATAAGCCATTATTGTTTAGTGTCATCAAGTGGTGCTAACGCAAACAGCAATAGCGCGTATTTAAAAATGAAGGGGCAGCTAGAGCAACAGGTTGTGCCATTAGCATTTAATAAAATAAGTATTTTTCAACCGTCGTTGTTAATAGGTGAGCGAGATCACTTTAGATTAGCTGAAAAAATAGGCAGTGTGATTTTACCATTGCTTACAAAAATTGGTTTCCTAAAGCGTTATAAACCTATAACAGGAAAGCAAGTTGCTTTAAAAGTGTTAGCGGTGAGCTTAGAGCAAAAAGAGGCGCAAAAATATTATGTGCTTGATGAGCTATTTATCTAGATTTTTGTTACACATAAAAAGCAGCTCAGGCTGCTTTTTTATGCGTTGAATTAATTATTCTGCGTTTGTATTTTCGTTTAGTTGCTGTTCAAGAATAGCGACTTTAGCTTCTAACTCAGTTAGTTTTTCGCGTGTACGGATAAGTACTTGGCTTTGAATATCAAATTCTTCTCGGCTAACAAAGTCCATCTCAGCAAGTTTGTTTTGTAAAACTTGCTTTGTTTTACCTTCTAGCGTGTCTGCTAAATTTTTTACACCTTGTGGCATATTACTCGTAATTTGCTTAGCAATTTCTTCTAGTTTTGCTGGGTTGATCATAATTGTCCCTTTGGCCTTGCCTAAAATGAATATAACTAATATTACCTTATACCCACTTCATTTAACACATGATCATGTTTAGGTAATTAATTATGGCAATTGCTATGCCTGTAGTAATGGTTACGTTAAAATTGCGCGTCTTTTAAATCTTTCTGGTCGTTATGAAACTTAATCCAAAACAAGATGAAGCAGTAAAATACATTAGTGGTCCATGTCTAGTACTTGCTGGTGCCGGTTCTGGAAAAACCCGCGTTATTACAAACAAAATTGCTTACTTAGTGCAAAAATGTGAATACAAAGCACGTAATATTGCAGCGGTTACTTTTACTAATAAAGCGGCTAAAGAGATGCGTGAGCGTGTATTACAAACGCTTGGCAAGCAAGAAGCAAAAGGGTTATGGGTATCAACGTTTCATACACTGGGTTTAGAAATAATAAAAAAAGAAATAAGTACACTTGGCTTTAAACCTGGTTTTTCGTTGTTTGACGATCAAGATACCAACCAGCTGTTGTCGGAGCTCACTGAAGATGAATTAAAAAAAGACAAAGATTTACTCAAGCTACTTAAAATGGAAATTGGTAGCTGGAAAAACGAATTAGTATTGCCAGAGCAAGCAATACGTGAAGCGCGTGACGCGCAAAAGGCGTTATTCGCGCAGCTATACGCGCGCTATCAAACACAATTACGTGCTTATAATGCATTAGATTTTGACGATCTAATAATGATCCCTACGTTACTACTTACTAGCAATGCAACATCTCGTGAGCGTTGGCAGCAACGCTTTAAGTATTTGCTGGTGGATGAATACCAAGATACCAACACCAGCCAGTATCAGCTTGTAAAGCTACTCGTAGGTGAGAGAGCACGCTTTACTGTAGTGGGCGACGATGACCAATCGATTTACTCATGGCGTGGTGCACGTCCGCAAAACCTTGTTCTTTTGAGTAAAGATTATCCCGGACTTAGGCTTATAAAGCTTGAGCAAAATTATCGAAGCGCGCAGCGCATACTTAAATCTGCCAATATACTCATTGCTAACAACCCGCACGATATAGAAAAAAAACTATTTAGTGAGTTAGGGTACGGTGAGCCGATAAAAGTTATTGGGTGTCGTGATGAAGAGCATGAGTCGGAGCGTGTAGTTGCTGAAATTATTTCGCATAAATTTATGAAGCGCACCAGCTACAAAGACTACGCTATATTGTATCGTGGTAATCACCAAGCACGTGGCTTTGAAAAGTCATTAATGAGCAACCGCATTCCCTATAAAATTAGTGGCGGTATGTCGTTTTTTGCGCGTTCAGAAATTAAAGACATCATGGCGTATTTACGTTTGCTCGTAAACCAAGACGACGATAACGCATTTTTACGTATAGTAAACACGCCTAGACGAGAAATAGGCACGGTAACACTTGAAAAACTGGGCACTTTAGCCAACGAAAAACATCAAAGTTTGTTTGCTACTTGTTTTGATAACGACCTGAGTTACAGGCTAAAAGGGCGTGGTTTTAACGCTTTAGCTGGGTTTGCTCGATGGATTGTCGAATTGTCAGATAACGCGGTACGCAGTGATACGTTAGAGGCAGTGAAAGACTTAGTGCGTAATATTAATTACGAAGCCTACCTATACGAATCATCGCCCAGTGCTAAAGCGGCTGAAATGAGAATGAAAAACGTCTCTGAATTATATCGTTGGATCACAGACATGCTAACCGGAGACGCTGACAATGAACCGATGACGCTTGCCGAGGTGGTTAGTAAACTTACACTGCGCGATATGCTTGAGCGTAACGAGGAAGAAGATGAGTCCGATGCAGTTCAGCTACTTACATTGCATGCTTCTAAAGGCTTAGAATATCCGTATGTGTTTATGGTTGGCATGGAAGAAGGGTTATTACCTCATCAGGTAAGTATTGATGAAGACAATGTAGATGAAGAGCGCCGACTCGCTTACGTTGGTATTACGCGTGCTCAGCAAGAGTTAACACTAACTTATGCAAAAATTCGCCGTCAATTTGGTGAAACTTCTGAAACAGAGTTAAGTCGATTTGTGCAAGAGTTACCGCAAGATGATTTAGCATTTGAAAACAAAAAGGCGCCTAGTTCGCAGGCAGAGCGAATGGAAAAAGGGCAAGCCAGGGTAGCAAATTTACGGGCTATGTTTAAAAAACCTGAGTGAAATCAGGCGTTTTTATAACCAAAGCTGGGCTTAAACTGATTGACTGACGTGTTCTGGCTGTGACTCAGGGCAAGCTAAAGTGTGCTGTTTGCCAACAAAATATGACAAGCCATGTTTCTCCAATAAGGCTCTAAAATTAAGAATAGAGGGTCCTTTTGCAATGACCTTCATTTTTTTGAGCTTAGTGATAGGAAGCACACCTTGTAGTTGCAGGTCGTAACTATCTTGTTGCAATATTCGCTTGCTAAAGGTGGAGCTAAGCAATAGATAGTCAAAATTTACATCGGTTAATAGGTTAAGTTCACATCTGTCTTTAGCAAAATTATTTAAGCCAATTGAGTAGCCTAACAAAGATAATTGCTTAAGATTTTCTAGCTGAGTAGCACATGCATGGCGAATTTCTTGCTCATCAAAAAGTAAACAAAGTTGGCTTGGGCCACGTTGTTTATTTAACACATCAACAAATAAAGTAAATTCGTGTTTTTCAAGTAATAAGCAAGAGCACGGTACTAATGCCATTGCCACATTTGCATTTATGGCCTGCGTGTAAGCACACGCTAGCAGTTGCAACTCTACTTTTAAGTGTTGCTCTTTGTCGGTAGCAAATTTTTTCAAAACCTCAAAACTGGTAAACCCTAAAATAGGATGCTCACCGAACGCTTCAAAAAGCGATTCAGATTGCTGTTGCTCGTTTAGTGTAATAATTTCTGAGCTTCTAAAGCTCATTGGCATAACATCAAGATGATGCAGTGCTTTTTGCCCTACATCAGCTATTGATTGAGTGAGCAACGGATGAAACAGCTCGTAACGATTTTTTCCAGAATTCTTTGCATGATACATCGCGGCATCAGCATCACGAATAATTTCGTCGGTATGCTTATAGCTTTGTTTTGAGTAGTTTATCCCAATGCTAGCACCGCTTTGCAGCAAAGTGCCTTTAATATTAAAAGGCTTTTTCATTAAATCGATAATACGATTAGCCACATCTTCGGCCTGTTGTGGTTCGGTTAAATGCGTTAGTAAAATAACGAATTCATCTCCACCTAAACGGGCTAATAAATCATGTTCACGAATACATTGTGAAAACAGCTCACTCACATTAATTAAGAATTGATCGCCAGCTTGGTGACCTAGTTGGTCGTTAATATCTTTAAACTTATCTAAATCAATAAACAGAACAGCAAATTGACGCTCTGGAAAACGCTGAAAATGTTGAAGTGTTTTTTCTAATTGGGTTAAAAATAAACTGCGGTTTGGCAAGCTTGTTAACGAATCGTGATGGGCGTCATGATAAAGCTGCTGCTCTATTTTTTTTCGTTCTTCAATTTGCATTTGCAAATGCAAATTAGTTTGTTGCAGTTCTTTTGTTTTTTCGTTTACTCTAAATTCAAGCTCTTGGTGACTTTTAGCTATAGCCTGATTTGCAAGCTTAGTTTGTAAAACAGCCGCTATTTGGTGCGATACAAAGGTAATTAATTCGTTATCGTCTTGACTAAAAATATGTTTATTGTTGTATGCTTGGCACACAATAAGGCCAATAACACCCTGCGATGTTTTTAAAGGTGCGCCTAGCCAGCTCGTCGCTTTTTGTTTGTTAGGAACGGGGGCTGAACGTTGTACCACGCCACTATTTAATAATGCTTGTGCTTTTTCTGGGTTAATAAGCTGTGTTTCTTCGGTGCTTATTACTAATTCGCTGTAGCCTTTGGCAAACTGGCGGGGCTGAGTATTTTCCTTATATTCATCAACACAGTAAGGGAATGTTATCCAGCCTGAGTCTTTGTCATAAAGTGCAATATAAAGATTTTCTGCGTAGGTAATTGTTTTTATTATGCCATGTATTTTAACGTAAGCATCATCAAGATTTTTAGCTTGAGTGGCGATTTCAGATACTTTAAATAAAATTTGTTGACGTTGCAGCGCGCGTTTACGATTAGCTACTTCAAGATTAAGTGCATCGTTACTTTGAGTCAGTGCTCGAGTGCGAATTTTTACTTCTGACTCTAAATACTCACGTTTTTTTACACGTTCTATCGCCGTCGCTAAATATAGCGACATCACTTCAAGAAGTTGTATTTGCTGGGAGTTATAACTTTGATTTATGTCATAGCTTTGAGCGGCTAACACACCAATAATATTTTTTTCTTGGTACACAGGTAC
This DNA window, taken from Pseudoalteromonas marina, encodes the following:
- the ilvG gene encoding acetolactate synthase 2 catalytic subunit; its protein translation is MTGAELTIDLLAKNGVKEVFGYPGGAIMPIYDALYGAPVKHYLTRHEQGAGFAAVGYARSTGKLGVCLATSGPGATNLITALADAMMDSVPLLAITGQVPTAAIGSDAFQEVDVLGMSLSCTKHSYMVERPEDLAEILQEAIHLAQSGRPGPVLVDIPKDIQMSQVPFKLWLAADEYLPQLDLNQVAIANQLLSEAKQPVAYVGGGVQAADAQNELMQFLNKTQMPAVSTLKALGSVLPDYEHYLGMLGMHGTQAANIAVQECDVLVCIGARFDDRVTGNLAKFAAKAKVIHLDIDAAEVGKRKPAKASLIADLKTSLPALECFVTSKPWCDINKQLSVKHAWRYDYPGEKVFAPYLLNQLSQRMPKTGVVCCDVGQHQMWVAQHMKFSHPSNHLSSGGAGTMGFGLPAAIGAQVARPDDFVITVSGDGSIMMNIQELATIRRNNLPVKILILDNQRLGMVRQWQELFFEGRYSETNLSDNPDFVQLAAVFGIPGQTITHANQVDDAITALVNSKGPYIVHACIDDKENVWPLVPPGAANDEMITEKAQ
- the ilvM gene encoding acetolactate synthase 2 small subunit, whose amino-acid sequence is MKHSLTIALKSQSIAVERFLRVVRHRGFDLTHFQLNMDDGHYNVAMTVDSDKPIHLLTSQLNKLVDVKEITLQNLQQQAV
- a CDS encoding ABC transporter substrate-binding protein, with product MLLKGLILGLCCFCGQIAAQESVTLQLKWTHQFQFAGYYMAKEKGFYKDVGLDVTINPADLTMPDAFSAVANGDAEFGVGHSGILQERINGQSFVAMAPILQYSPYCWMVKDTSDIFHPRDFVNKRISKVSHNDSNELMAMLTRSGVNTRLLSVYNGDNPSQAWIENRLDAMQVYLSTEPYNMTQRGISHRLICPQRYGIDVYADILYTTGEMLSTSPETVEKFYQASLKGWRYAMMNMDEAIAVTQILYAPNKSFHELAYEAEVLKEYIMPATTSLGHMSIPKWRLIADLYGIHQTEFDKVKASFIYKYQRPEKMELSWMLIAAMIVSVISIPLYLRLMFSKKITV
- the ilvA gene encoding threonine ammonia-lyase, biosynthetic; amino-acid sequence: MVSQELDYFRAIIQANMEPLAKVTEVSEMPDLSAKLGNHVWLKREDQQPVYSFKLRGAYNKLNKLPKGSVVITASAGNHAQGVALSASHLGHKATIVMPVTTPEIKVNAVRALGGEVVLHGHQFDVAKAHALELTEQRNGIFVPPFDDPDVIVGQGTVARELMQQLNELDAVFIPVGGGGLLAGMAVYIKSLRPDIKVIGVEADESACLQAALEAGEPVELDRVGSFADGVAVKIIGKETFRLAQKFCDEVITVTSDEICAAMQDIFVSTRAIAEPSGALATAGLKKWSQQSGLKGLHLAAVLSGANLNFDRLRYVAERTALGEKNEALLAVTIKEEKGSFKQFCASLGGRAITEFNYRYAGPGEAQIFVGIALRQGEQELNELKLDLTKNDYAFCDLSDNELAKLHIRYMVGGKAPEKLHERLLRFEFPEYPGALARFLDTLGNDWNITLFHYRSQGGSMGYVLAGFAIEPEQFETFNEHLNDLGYSVQDETHNPCFTQFLTTQPLSEKTAKLASV
- the ilvD gene encoding dihydroxy-acid dehydratase, giving the protein MAKLRSATTTEGRKRAGARALWRATGMTDTDFGKPIIAVVNSFTQFVPGHVHLNQLSELMAETITQAGGVPKEFNTIAIDDGIAMGHGGMLYSLPSRDLIADSVEYMVNGHCADAMICISNCDKITPGMMLAALRLNIPVIFVSGGPMEAGKTKLANIDIKLDLVDAMVKGADETVSDADSEQVERSACPTCGSCSGMFTANSMNCLLEAIGLALPGNGTTLATHKDRKQLYVEAGARIVDLCREYYQKDNQDVLPRAIANKTAFMNSMVVDIAMGGSSNTVLHLLAAAQEAGVDFDMSHIDELSRKTPFLCKVAPATAQYHIEDVHRAGGMMAIVRELGKAGLVDLSVNHVAGMTMGELVKKWDATDPKNEAAQKFYRAGPAGIRTTKAMSQECRWDEGDNDREHGCIRSVEHAFRQDGGLAVLSGNLAVDGCIVKSAGVVDEMLHFEGTAVVYESQDDSVEGILNDEVKAGDVVVIRYEGPKGGPGMQEMLYPTSYLKSKGLAEKCALITDGRFSGGTSGLSIGHVSPEAASGGAIAYVENGDKIIIDIATREITLALSEEELEARKQKQLARGKQAYKPLDRERYVSSALKAYALLATSADKGAVRDLEKLEELS